The genome window AAGCGAGTGAAGCTCTTCGTTAGGCGAAGAGCTTTTTTGTGCGTTACGCCCATTTTTTCAACACGGGCAGATGACCCCCGAACTTAGCCTACCTCTTGGGCATAAAGTAGATGGAAATATGGTTGACAGGTAGGAAAAGGAAGGTATAATTCATGATAACAAAGTAATCCGATTAATTAAGTGTGAATTAAGAAGGAGTGAAAAACGTTACATGAGCAAGAAAGCCAACCCCATCCAAGCCTTTTGGAAACAATTCGGATTCATCGCATTAGCCGTTGCGATCGGGGGGTGCTCTTCGGCATCCAACACGACGCCCAGTGCGTCAGGCGAGAGCAAATCCACGCAAGCAGCTGTTGAATTGCTGAATGTTTCCTACGATCCTACCCGCGAGTTTTATCAGGATGTGAACAATGAATTTGCTGCCGAATGGAAGCAAAAGACCGGGCAGACCGTGACCATCAAGCAATCGCACGGCGGGTCAGGCAAACAATCGCGATCTGTGATTGACGGCTTGGAAGCGGATGTAGTGACACTGGCGTTGGCCTATGATATCGATGCGATGGCAGAACGGGGCTTGATCCCCGCTGATTGGCAAAAAAAACGGCCCGACAACAGCTCACCATACACTTCTACGATCGTCTTCCTGGTACGCAAGGGAAATCCCAAGCAGATCAAAGATTGGGATGATTTGATCAAGCCCGGCATTTCCGTCATCACACCCAATCCGAAAACATCAGGTGGCGCTAGATGGAACTATTTGGCTGCGTGGGGCTACGCATTGGAAAAGAACAACCATGATGAAGCAAAGGCGAAGGAATTCGTAACCAGTCTGTTTAAAAACGTTCCCGTGCTCGATTCGGGCGCACGCGGCTCTACGACGACGTTCGTTGAGCGGGGAATTGGAGATGTGCTCATCGCTTGGGAAAACGAAGCCTACCTCGCCGTCAACGAGCTTGGCAAAGACAAGTTTGAGATCGTGAATCCTTCGCTCAGCATCTTGGCAGAGCCACCCGTTACGATCGTGGACAAATATGCGGATAAGCACAAGACAAGAGAAGTCGCCGATGCCTATCTGCAGTTCTTGTACAGCCAAAAAGGGCAAGAGCTGGCGGCCAAACATTACTACCGTCCTCGAAACCAAGAGGTGCTCAAAGCCCATACCCCAGCTTTCCCGCAAATCAAGCTATACACCATTGATGAATGGTTCGGGGGATGGACGAAAGCCCAGAAAGACCATTTCTCCGACCAAGGCATCTTCGACCAAATCTATAAGCCATAACTTTACCCATCAGAGGAGTTATCTCCATGAGAAAAACATTGCGTAACAAAGGGTTCCTGCCCGGATTTGGCATGACCATGGGCTATACGATTATTTACCTGAGCCTGCTCGTGCTCATCCCGCTTTCCGTCCTTTTTTTGAAGGCGACGACGATGAGCTGGGAACAGTTTGTCGGGACGATCCTCGATGCCAGGGTGCTGGCATCGATCCGCGTGAGCATACTGTCTTCTTTTTTTGCTGCCTGCGTCAATGCAGTGTTTGGAGTGCTGGTAGCCTGGGTGCTTGCTCGTTATGAATTCTTCGGGAAGCGCATCATTGATGGAATCGTGGATTTGCCCTTCGCTTTGCCGACTGCAGTGGGAGGTATTGCCCTGACCTCGATCTATGCCGAAAACGGCTGGCTCGGGCAGTACTTGGCGGAGTGGGGCATCAAGGTCGCGTACACTCCGCTCGGCATCTGGGTCGCGCTGACGTTCATCGGGTTGCCGTTCGTCGTCCGTACCGTGCAGCCCGTCTTGCAGGACTGGGATCTGCAAATGGAGGAAGCGGCCGCCACGCTTGGCGCGACGAGGTGGAGCACCTTCATTCGTGTCATTCTGCCGCACTTGATGCCAGCGGTCGTCACGGGATTTGCATTGGCGTTTGCTCGTGCGCTGGGGGAATACGGTTCTGTCGTGTTTATCTCGGGGAATATGCCGCTGAAGACAGAGATTGTTCCGCTGCTGATCATGACCAAGCTGGAGCAATTCGATTATGCAGGCGCAACCGCGATCGCGACGGTCATGCTTGTGGCTTCCTTCGTGATGCTGCTCATCATCAATTACCTGCAATGGAGAATCAATAAATTTGATGCCGCACGATAGGAGGTGCCAAGCGTGAAGCATTTGACCGAGCCGCGCTACGTTCGCTGGCTGTTGATCAGCCTTGCCATGTTATTTCTTGCGCTGTTTCTGATCCTGCCCCTCATCGCTGTCTTCACGGAAGCGTTCAAGCAGGGAGCAGAAGTATTCGCTGCCGCGATCACAGAGCCTGAGACGTTGTCTGCTGTGAAGCTGACCTTGCTTGTGGCAGCCATCAGTGTGCCTCTGAACGTAACATTCGGCATTGCGGCAGCCTGGGCCATCGCGAAATTCTCCTTTCGGGGGAAAAATGTGCTGCTCACACTCATCGATCTTCCCTTTGCCGTATCGCCCGTCATTGCCGGACTGATCTTCGTCCTGCTGTTCGGGAGCCAGGGAGTGTTGGGGCCTTGGCTGGAGACAACGGACATCAAGATCATCTTTGCCGTCCCAGGCATTATCCTGGCGACGACCTTCGTCACTTTTCCTTTCGTTGCGCGTGAGCTGATTCCGATCATGGAAGCGCAAGGAAAAGACGAGGAAGAGGCGGCGGTATCCCTCGGTGCGAGCGGATGGAAGACGTTCTGGAGGGTGACCTTGCCCAATGTCAAATGGGGTCTGTTGTACGGGGTGATCCTGTGCAATGCAAGGGCCATGGGGGAATTTGGAGCCGTATCGGTCGTGTCCGGGCACATTCGGGGAATGACGAATACGCTGCCCTTGCACGTGGAAATCTTGTACAACGAATATCAGTTTGCTGCAGCCTTTGCCGTGGCCACACTCCTCGCTGTATTGGCGCTCGTGACGCTCATTCTCAAAAGCCTGGTGGAATGGAAGACACAGCGAGAGCACAGTGCGGAGGAAGAGCAACACCACTACGAGGGATCGGGAGAGAGAGCCGTATGAGCATAGAGGTCGTAAATATTACCAAATCCTATAAGAACTTTACGGCATTGAGTGACGTCAGCCTGCAAATACCCGAGGGTGAGTTGGTTGCATTGCTCGGCCCGTCCGGTTCTGGAAAAACAACCTTGCTGCGATTGATTGCAGGACTCGAGCAGCCGGAGCAGGGGAGCATTCTGTTCAATGGCGAAGACAATACAGACCGTGATGTGAGGGAGAGACGTGTAGGATTCGTCTTTCAGCATTACGCCCTGTTTCGACACATGAACATCTTTGACAATATCGCCTTTGGCCTCACCGTCCGCTCCCGCAAGACCCGACCGAGCAAGCAGGAAATCCACGAGCGGGTTCACTCTCTCCTGAAGCTGGTCCAGCTGGAAGGTCTCGCTCATCGTTACCCGTCCCAGCTGTCTGGAGGCCAGCGCCAACGTGTGGCTTTAGCCCGTGCGCTCGCGGTAGAGCCCAAATTTTTGCTGCTCGATGAACCGTTCGGGGCGCTCGATACGAAAGTCAGACAAGAGCTGAGGCGTTGGCTGCGTCACCTGCATGGCAAGCTGGGATTGACGATCCTGTTTGTCACGCACGACCAGGAGGAAGCGATGGAGCTGGCTGATCAGGTCGTGGTCATGAACGAAGGCAAGGTGGAGCAGGTCGGATCACCAGAAGAGATTTACAATCGCCCGGCGAACCCATTTGTCTACAGCTTTCTCGGGCGTGTCAATCTGTTTCACGGCCGGCTCCGTGACGGGAAGGTGCAGCTCGGAGAAACGGAATATGAGACGCAGTGGGGGCAAAAAACCGGGGAGTACCCGACAATCGGATACATGCGGCCGCATGATGTGGAAATCTCGCTCGTTCCTCATGTCGGTCAGTCCGTGAAGGCTCAGATCCGCCGGATTTCCCTGCTAGGTCCGATCGTGCGCTTGGATCTGAAACGGCTCGATACGGAGGAAATGTTCGAGGCCGAGCTGACGCGCCAGCGATTCTTGGAGCTGCAGCTGGAAGAGAACAAAGTCGTTTATGCTACCCTGCATAATGTCTCGTTTTACGTGGATTCCCAGCAAGCGATCGCGCCTTCACCGACACTCGTTCCGCTGCGAATCAGCATTTAGGGAATAGGTGAGGAACCGGACTGCCTGTGCGCAGGTCCGGTTCTTCTTGTGTCACGTCCGATTTTACTCGCCGCGCTGCTTGGAGCGAGTCTGCTCTTTGCCTACCGTCGTGGAAGATCGAGTCTGGGAAGGATTTTCCTTGTTGCCCATTTCATTTTTGACCCCGTTTTTCTTGGACATTCTCCCTACCTCCTACTGACTTTATGGAATGGAAACACGGTGCTAGTTTTCCCTGTTTTCCTTTCTTCTATTGATAAAAGCGGCTTTGTTTTTTGCATTATCAGGCCAACTCTGATAAGATAAGTGTTTGAACGATTCAAAAAAGGCAGGTATTGCGACGATGATAAGCACTCAGAACGTGACGCTGCGCTACGGCAAACGCGCACTGTTTGAAGATGTATCCATTAAGTTTACCCCTGGTAACTGTTACGGCCTCATCGGCGCGAACGGTGCCGGGAAGTCCACGTTTGTGAAAATTCTCTCCGGAGAGATCGAACCGACGAGCGGGCACGTGTCAGTGACACCCGGCGAGCGGATCGCCGTACTGAAGCAAAACCACTTTGAGTTTGACGATTTCGAAGTCTTGAAGACTGTTATCATGGGTCACAAGCGACTGTATGAAATCATGGAAGAGAAAACGGCTCTCTACATGAAGGAAGACTTCTCGGAAGCCGATGGAAACCGCGCGTCCCAGCTAGAAGGGGAGTTCGAGGAACTGAACGGCTGGATGGCGGAAGCGGATGCAGCGAGCTTGTTGATCGGTCTGGGCATCGGCACCGATCTGCATGACAAGCTGATGAAGGACTTGTCCGGTACGGAAAAAGTGCGAGTCCTGTTGGCGCAAGCTCTGTTTGGCAATCCGCATGTCCTTCTGCTCGATGAGCCTACCAACCACTTGGACATCGAATCCATTCGCTGGCTGGAAAACTTCCTGGCTGATTATGAGAACACCGTTATTGTGGTATCCCATGACCGTCACTTCCTGAACAAAGTGTGCACGCACATCGCGGACATTGACTTTGGCAAGATTCAAATGTATGTGGGTAACTACGACTTCTGGTACGAGTCCAGCCAATTGGCACTGAAGATGGTTCGTGACCAGAATAAGAAAAAAGAAGAAAAAATGAAGGAACTGCAGGAGTTTATCGCGCGGTTCTCCGCGAATGCATCCAAATCCAAGCAGGCTACCTCCCGTAAAAAGCTGCTGGAGAAAATTACCCTGGAGGATATCCGTCCATCCAGCCGCAAATATCCGTTCATCAACTTCAAGCCAGAGCGTGAAGCGGGTAAAAACCTCCTGCAAGTTGAAGGCTTGAGCAAAACGGTGGAAGGCGAAAAGTTGTTCGACAAGCTTCACCTGGCGATCAACAAAGGGGATAAAGTTGCGTTTGTCGGACCAAACGAGCTGGCGAAGACGACTTTCTTCCAAATCCTGATGGGTGAAGTGCAGCCGGACAACGGTACCTTCGAGTGGGGCGTCACGACCTCTCAGGCGTACTTCCCGAAAGACAACGCCGAGTACTTCTCCTCGGATCTCAATCTGGTCGATTGGCTCCGTCAATATTCCAAAGAGCAGGATGAGACATTCATTCGCGGATTCCTCGGACGCATGCTGTTCTCCGGTGATGAAGCATTGAAAAAAGCGAACGTATTGTCCGGGGGCGAAAAAGTTCGCTGCATGCTGTCCAAGATGATGCTGGCAAGCGCCAACGTGCTGATCATGGACGAACCGACGAACCACTTGGACCTCGAATCCATCACCGCATTGAACAACGGACTGATCGATTTCGACGGCACGCTGCTGTTCGTTTCTCATGACCATCAATTCGTTCAAACGATCGCAAACCGCATCATTGAATTCACGCCAAAAGGCATCATCGACAAAATGATGACGTATGATGAATACCTGGAAAGCGATGAAATCAATCGTCTGCGCGAAGAACACTACGCGTAAGCTGCGTGCAGCAAGATAAAAAAAACTCCGTCAAGCTTGGGACTGACCCCCGTCCGTAGGACAGGGATCAAAACACCTTAGCCATTTAAGCAGCCAGTTGCCGAAATTGAATCGGTGACTGGTTGTTTAGTTTCGTTTGAATGCGAATTGAGTTATAGTAATGAATGTAGTTTTGGACAATCTGTACAACGATGGCCGTCGTCGTACAGATAAAATTATCGAGATAGAACGTTTCAGACTTTAGTGTGGAATGAAACGACTCGATGGGGCATTATCAGCGGGCGTACCCTTACGGGACATGCTCATGGTAATGCCTTTTCCCTTTACTGCTGCTTGATACGCCTGAGACGTATACACGCTGCCCTGATCGCTATGAAGCATCATTCCAGGTTGGTCTGGCAGTTGATATAGCGTATCGAGGACTAACGATGTGTCTTGCTTGTCAGAAATACTGTATGCCACAATCTCACCGTTGTACAAGTCCATGATGCTCGATAAATATAAAAGTTTACTTCCGTAAGGTAAATAAGTAATGTCGGTCACTAATTTCTGCATTGGGGCACTTGCTTGAAATTGTCTCAGCAGGAGATGATCTGCTACATAAGAAGGTTGACCTGTTGTCTTGCGCTTCTTCACCTTCACTCGGCATTGTAGTTGTTCACGCTGCATGATACGTTGTACTCGTTTATGATTAATAGACATCTCAGCTCGCATCAGAGCTGTAATCTTTCTATACCCATAACGGAACTTATGTTGAATACATAATTGCCGAATCTTTCCCACAACGAGATCCTCGTTTCTTTTCCCGTATGCAGCTTTCCAACGGTAGTAGGTAGAACGAGGGATACCAAGCCACGCGCAAGCTTGGCTCACACTTACTTGCCCACGAATGGACTCCATCCAAGGAACGATTACTTCTGGTGACACCTCCTTTCCCACTCCTCTAACTTTTTTAGAACGTCCAGTTGTTGTTTTAGAAAACGATTCTCTGCTTTGACCTGTTCCAGTTCAGAATCGTACATCGGCCCTCTTCCAAAACTGTATTGCTTTCCTACAGGTTGCTGAAGACGATGAACGTCTCCACTACGATACCAGCGCATCCACTGTTGAATTTGGGTCTTATTTTTTATATTTAGTTCTTGCATGATCTGCTTTTTGGTGACGCCTGCAAGACGCATTTCAATTGCTTTCATTTTAATTTCTACGGGATAACTAACTCTTGTTGCCAACGCAAAAACACCTCCAAGGTTGTCCCCATATCTTACGACATGGTTGTTTTCTCTTGAAGGTGTTTTGATTTGTCTCACATTACGGGGTCAGTCCCCTTTTGGCGGAGTCTTTTTTTGCGCTTCTATCAAAAGCCCTCGGCCAAATCGGACGAAGGGCTTCTCATTTATGTACGAACATTACGTTGGAGTTTCCTCTATGAACTCCAGTTTGTGCAAAAAGGCTTCTTTGCTCGTAAAAATGAGTCGTTCTTTTCTCGGAGCCGTAAAGTACACCACGATGTACTCAGCATCCACATATTCAACAATGCCTCGTTTTTTCGGCCGTTCTCTAGTCTTTACGGGTTTGTTCAGCCAATCGTCCATCCATCTTTCCTCCTGCTCATTGCGTTCTCCCATTATATCAGACTCGGGCATGGCGCCCAATGGCATGGACCGTCAAGGCGATCCGAAACAGCAGTTGATCCTGCCCATTTTCGGGTTGGAGCCCCGTCAGTTCGCGGATGAGCTGCAGCCGATATTTGATCGTGTTTTTGTGCACATAGAGCCGATTGGCTGCATCGGCATGATTCCCGTCCATCTGAATAAAGACTTGCAAGGTTTGCAGCAATTGTCCGTTTTTCTCGGCATCGTATTGAACGATTTTACTGAGGCACTCCTCTGCGAGTAGCTGGGCCTCTATGTTCGGCTGCTCGGCAAACAGGATGCGTTCCAGAGCGAGTTCCCGGTAGGATTGGATACGGAGTGGGGGCCTGTCATCCGCAGCGAGTGAGGAGTCGATTGTGTGAAATGCGGTGCGCAGGCTGATCTGAGCTTCCCGATAGCTTTGTGAGATGCCCTCCCATCCCAGGTGGCATCGACCGACGCCGATCGATACGGGAAAATCCCGGTTCGGTGAGAGTGCCTGCTTCAACAGAGGGAGAATGCCGCTTTCCGGTCGGGTAGCGAGTTGATCATCAAAAGGGACGAGCAGCAGGACGTGGTTGTCCCGATCGAGCCCTGTGAGGATGTGATCGGATGTTCTGGAAAAGTGCCTGTTGATCATCTCGAGGAGAGCGTGATTTTCCTGCCAACAGGTAAGGGTCTTCTGATTGATCACTTCAGCAGTGAGTACCACTGAGATATAGTGATCATGGAGCTCCCAGCCCACTTCCTGAGCCCTGCGAGTCAGCACGTCACGGGGACCGGCATGCCCGCTGACCAGCCATTGCAAAAAATCATTGCGAAAGCGCTGATAGGTCTCATTCACCGTACGCTGGCGTTCCATTTCGAGTGACAGGAGTGCTGCGCTTTGTTCGATGGCGACTTTTTCCCAGCTATGCAGATCGCGATGCAGATCACCCAGCAGGATGCCCCCTTGTATTTGCTGTCCGCACAGCAGCCAGCGAATGTAGGAGCCATTTTCGAGCGGCACAAGCGGTTGGCTCATCAAGGAAAGGGGAGCAGGCTGTCCGCACTGTCTCTCGATCCAGGCGATTCTGTGGGAAGGGTCTGCAGAAGGCGATTTCCAGTTCCATCGATGATATGGTGCGTAGATGGTGACGGGCATGTGCAAGGTTTCATGCAGCAGCTGGGCGAGCTGACATACAGGGGCGCCTGCCATCAGATGCTGATGAAACCGTTCGTAGATGGCGTGGGTATGCTCGAGCTCGGATCGCTGCTTGTCATTGATATAGCGAACGACGGGGACGATCACATCCGACCAGGCTTTTTCCATGGGAAAAGAGAGAATGGGCATTTGCTTCCGGGAGGCATGCTCTATGACGGCGGAGGGGAGCGATTCGATATAGCGCCCCAGCTTGATCGCGAGACCTGGGGTTCCTGCATCGGCCAAGGAATCGATGAGCCGAATCAGTCCTGCTTCGATCGGTTCCGTCTGCGAGATAAAAGGAAATCCGGTCGTCAGGACAAATTCCCCTTGGCGCAGCCAGCGGTGACCGTCCGGCGAGTCGAAGGAAGTGACGCCTAAGAGCTCCTTTTCCAAAAAGGCATCGCCTGCGAGGATAGCTTGTTCGTCAAAGCCACCGACCGCAATGAGTTCGCGCACAGTGATCATTCAAATCCTCCTCTCGTTTCGTTCATTTATCGGAAATGGACAAAGGGGAGACCGTTTTTCTGGAAAATCGAACAAAGGAAAAGAGCGAATCTTTCGATAATCTTAGATTACATGTCCCTGGCATCTGACTCAATGGGACAAATTGAACAAAACAGGGGGATTTGCATGAAAGCTAGAGACTGGCTGGGCGTACTTCCGTTCGTAGGGATGCTGGGAGGCGTACCGTTCGTGAATCGAGTCGAACCGTACGTGCTCGGGATGCCGTTTGTCCTGTTTTGGATCGTGCTTTGGGTCGTACTGACGTCTGTCATCATGGCAGTCGTGAATCGTCTCGACCCTGCTGCGAGAGAGGAGGAGCATAACGGATGAACAGTGCGCTGATCATCATTTTTGCCGTCCTTCTCCTGGCGATATATTCAGGCATCCGCGCCCAAAAAGGAAAAGACATGAATATGGAGCAGTGGACCGTAGGCGGCAGAGGTTTTGGCTCCATCTTCATTTTCCTGCTTGTGGCCGGAGAGATCTACACCACGTTTACGTTCCTCGGGGGCAGTGGCTGGGCCTACTCCAAAGGGGCGCCATCCTATTACGTCCTATCTTATATCGCTCTCGCTTACGTCATTTCCTATTGGCTCTTGCCGCCGATCTGGCGGTATGCCAAACAGCACAGGCTTGTCTCCCAATCCGATTTTTTTGTCAGCAAATACAATAGCCCCATTCTCGGCATTTTGGTTGCGGCAGTAGGTGTTATCGCAATCATCCCCTACTTGATTCTGCAGTTTAAGGGACTCGGCATCATCGTATCCGAAGCCTCCTACGGATCCATTTCACCCGCAGTAGCGGTTTGGATCGGTGTGATCGGCGTCACGATCTACGTCATGATTTCCGGTATCCATGGATCGGCCTGGACCGCTGCCATCAAAGACATCCTGATCTTTTTCGTCGTGGTCTTCATGGGACTGTATTTGCCATTTCACTATTACGGTGGGATTCAACCGATGTTTGAAGCGGTAGACGCGGCGAATCCCGGGTTCTTGACGTTTCCTGATGAAGGGCTGAGCGTTTCCTGGTACATCTCCACCGTGCTTGTCACCGTGTTTGGTTTTTACATGTGGCCACATACCTTTGGCTCCGTCTATTCCGCGAAGAACGAAAATGTGTTTCGCAAAAATACGGTGATGCTGCCGCTGTATACGATCATGCTCCTGTTCGTATTTTTCGTAGGCTTTACAGCGATTTTGCAAGTTCCGGGGCTGAAAGGCGCTGATGGCGACCTGTCCTTGCTCCGGCTTTCCTTGAAAACCTTTGACCCATGGATCGTCGGGATCATTGGCGCAGCAGGGCTCTTGACTGCGCTCGTGCCGGGATCGATGCTGCTCATGACCGCGGCCACGCTGCTTGCGAAGAACGTCTACAAAGTCATGGCCCCCGATGCTTCCGAGGTACGGATCGCCAAGATAGCCAAACTGTTGGTGCCGGTCCTGTCTTTGATTTCGCTTTATTTTACGCTGAGCGGTGGGGATACCCTCGTGACGCTGCTGCTGATGGGGTACAGCCTGGTCACGCAGTTATTTCCCGCCTTGCTGTTCAGCCTGCGCAGGCAGCCATGGATCAATAAATACGGTGCTTTTGCCGGTATTACAGCAGGCGTGCTGACGGTGGCTTACGTGACCATTTCCAAAGTGACGATCGCCACCATGTTTCCGAGCTGGCCGGCTGTCATCAAGGATCTAAACATCGGAGTCGTTGCCTTGTTGATCAATATCATCGTCATGTTTGGAGTGACGCTCGTGACGCGCGCAATGCT of Brevibacillus choshinensis contains these proteins:
- a CDS encoding sulfate ABC transporter substrate-binding protein, with amino-acid sequence MSKKANPIQAFWKQFGFIALAVAIGGCSSASNTTPSASGESKSTQAAVELLNVSYDPTREFYQDVNNEFAAEWKQKTGQTVTIKQSHGGSGKQSRSVIDGLEADVVTLALAYDIDAMAERGLIPADWQKKRPDNSSPYTSTIVFLVRKGNPKQIKDWDDLIKPGISVITPNPKTSGGARWNYLAAWGYALEKNNHDEAKAKEFVTSLFKNVPVLDSGARGSTTTFVERGIGDVLIAWENEAYLAVNELGKDKFEIVNPSLSILAEPPVTIVDKYADKHKTREVADAYLQFLYSQKGQELAAKHYYRPRNQEVLKAHTPAFPQIKLYTIDEWFGGWTKAQKDHFSDQGIFDQIYKP
- the cysT gene encoding sulfate ABC transporter permease subunit CysT; its protein translation is MRKTLRNKGFLPGFGMTMGYTIIYLSLLVLIPLSVLFLKATTMSWEQFVGTILDARVLASIRVSILSSFFAACVNAVFGVLVAWVLARYEFFGKRIIDGIVDLPFALPTAVGGIALTSIYAENGWLGQYLAEWGIKVAYTPLGIWVALTFIGLPFVVRTVQPVLQDWDLQMEEAAATLGATRWSTFIRVILPHLMPAVVTGFALAFARALGEYGSVVFISGNMPLKTEIVPLLIMTKLEQFDYAGATAIATVMLVASFVMLLIINYLQWRINKFDAAR
- the cysW gene encoding sulfate ABC transporter permease subunit CysW translates to MKHLTEPRYVRWLLISLAMLFLALFLILPLIAVFTEAFKQGAEVFAAAITEPETLSAVKLTLLVAAISVPLNVTFGIAAAWAIAKFSFRGKNVLLTLIDLPFAVSPVIAGLIFVLLFGSQGVLGPWLETTDIKIIFAVPGIILATTFVTFPFVARELIPIMEAQGKDEEEAAVSLGASGWKTFWRVTLPNVKWGLLYGVILCNARAMGEFGAVSVVSGHIRGMTNTLPLHVEILYNEYQFAAAFAVATLLAVLALVTLILKSLVEWKTQREHSAEEEQHHYEGSGERAV
- a CDS encoding sulfate/molybdate ABC transporter ATP-binding protein → MSIEVVNITKSYKNFTALSDVSLQIPEGELVALLGPSGSGKTTLLRLIAGLEQPEQGSILFNGEDNTDRDVRERRVGFVFQHYALFRHMNIFDNIAFGLTVRSRKTRPSKQEIHERVHSLLKLVQLEGLAHRYPSQLSGGQRQRVALARALAVEPKFLLLDEPFGALDTKVRQELRRWLRHLHGKLGLTILFVTHDQEEAMELADQVVVMNEGKVEQVGSPEEIYNRPANPFVYSFLGRVNLFHGRLRDGKVQLGETEYETQWGQKTGEYPTIGYMRPHDVEISLVPHVGQSVKAQIRRISLLGPIVRLDLKRLDTEEMFEAELTRQRFLELQLEENKVVYATLHNVSFYVDSQQAIAPSPTLVPLRISI
- a CDS encoding ABC-F family ATP-binding cassette domain-containing protein; its protein translation is MISTQNVTLRYGKRALFEDVSIKFTPGNCYGLIGANGAGKSTFVKILSGEIEPTSGHVSVTPGERIAVLKQNHFEFDDFEVLKTVIMGHKRLYEIMEEKTALYMKEDFSEADGNRASQLEGEFEELNGWMAEADAASLLIGLGIGTDLHDKLMKDLSGTEKVRVLLAQALFGNPHVLLLDEPTNHLDIESIRWLENFLADYENTVIVVSHDRHFLNKVCTHIADIDFGKIQMYVGNYDFWYESSQLALKMVRDQNKKKEEKMKELQEFIARFSANASKSKQATSRKKLLEKITLEDIRPSSRKYPFINFKPEREAGKNLLQVEGLSKTVEGEKLFDKLHLAINKGDKVAFVGPNELAKTTFFQILMGEVQPDNGTFEWGVTTSQAYFPKDNAEYFSSDLNLVDWLRQYSKEQDETFIRGFLGRMLFSGDEALKKANVLSGGEKVRCMLSKMMLASANVLIMDEPTNHLDLESITALNNGLIDFDGTLLFVSHDHQFVQTIANRIIEFTPKGIIDKMMTYDEYLESDEINRLREEHYA
- a CDS encoding PucR family transcriptional regulator produces the protein MITVRELIAVGGFDEQAILAGDAFLEKELLGVTSFDSPDGHRWLRQGEFVLTTGFPFISQTEPIEAGLIRLIDSLADAGTPGLAIKLGRYIESLPSAVIEHASRKQMPILSFPMEKAWSDVIVPVVRYINDKQRSELEHTHAIYERFHQHLMAGAPVCQLAQLLHETLHMPVTIYAPYHRWNWKSPSADPSHRIAWIERQCGQPAPLSLMSQPLVPLENGSYIRWLLCGQQIQGGILLGDLHRDLHSWEKVAIEQSAALLSLEMERQRTVNETYQRFRNDFLQWLVSGHAGPRDVLTRRAQEVGWELHDHYISVVLTAEVINQKTLTCWQENHALLEMINRHFSRTSDHILTGLDRDNHVLLLVPFDDQLATRPESGILPLLKQALSPNRDFPVSIGVGRCHLGWEGISQSYREAQISLRTAFHTIDSSLAADDRPPLRIQSYRELALERILFAEQPNIEAQLLAEECLSKIVQYDAEKNGQLLQTLQVFIQMDGNHADAANRLYVHKNTIKYRLQLIRELTGLQPENGQDQLLFRIALTVHAIGRHARV
- a CDS encoding DUF3311 domain-containing protein — translated: MKARDWLGVLPFVGMLGGVPFVNRVEPYVLGMPFVLFWIVLWVVLTSVIMAVVNRLDPAAREEEHNG
- a CDS encoding sodium:solute symporter family protein codes for the protein MNSALIIIFAVLLLAIYSGIRAQKGKDMNMEQWTVGGRGFGSIFIFLLVAGEIYTTFTFLGGSGWAYSKGAPSYYVLSYIALAYVISYWLLPPIWRYAKQHRLVSQSDFFVSKYNSPILGILVAAVGVIAIIPYLILQFKGLGIIVSEASYGSISPAVAVWIGVIGVTIYVMISGIHGSAWTAAIKDILIFFVVVFMGLYLPFHYYGGIQPMFEAVDAANPGFLTFPDEGLSVSWYISTVLVTVFGFYMWPHTFGSVYSAKNENVFRKNTVMLPLYTIMLLFVFFVGFTAILQVPGLKGADGDLSLLRLSLKTFDPWIVGIIGAAGLLTALVPGSMLLMTAATLLAKNVYKVMAPDASEVRIAKIAKLLVPVLSLISLYFTLSGGDTLVTLLLMGYSLVTQLFPALLFSLRRQPWINKYGAFAGITAGVLTVAYVTISKVTIATMFPSWPAVIKDLNIGVVALLINIIVMFGVTLVTRAMLTTSRQPANTEGTPTI